The Methanolobus sp. WCC4 genome includes the window GAACTATTTGTCCAGTCACCAATATTGCTGGATGTATCAAATGTTCTGACACTTATTTCATAAGAAGTAGATTCACTAAGGGAAGTGGCATTGTAAGAAGCATCACCACTGGTAAGATTTGTCTGATAGACACCATCAAGATAGATCATAGTACCATCAAAATCAGAATCTCCGGGGTTGGTCCAGCTCCACTCGATCCATGTTGCGCCAGCAGAACCAGTAAGTGATGTTACAGGGCCCGGAGCAGTTACATCAACTGAAGATGTTGTTGATGCTGTATCGTTTGCCCAGGAAGCAGGGTCGCTTTCTCCTGTGAAATTGGTGGTGATAGTGCTTATCTGGTAAGAGGTCGATTCTGTGAGACTTGTAGCATTATAGAAAGTAGTTGTATTTGATAAAGTAGCCACCTGACTGCCATCTATGTAAACAAGGATCTCATTGAAGTCTGCATCTCCAGGATTGGTCCATTCCCAATAGATCCAGCTGGTACCGGTCGAAGTTTCACCAATACCAGTCACAGGACCTGGTAATCCTAATGCCAACCCTGTGAACATAATTAGCATTGATCCAAATAAAAGTAATTTGAACTTGTTTCGCATTCTAAACCTTCCTTAATTAAATATCAATAATCAATATCGTAAACTATATAGCCTAACTTAATCCCCCAATTGTAGATAACCTTTTCGATTTATCGTCAGGTTTTGTCCACTACGACATTTAATGACTGTACCAAGTTCCCCTTCAACTACATCCCCTATAACATTTAAATAACATGCGCTTTGAGCAGCCTCCAGCATATCAGGAGCTACCGTGAATAGCAGCTCGAAATCCCCGCCTGTATAGAGTGCTAATTCTGTAAGAGTAGTCGCATCAGAGGTGATATATTCCGAGATCTCGGGCTGTATGGGCAGAGAAGCCTCATCTATCCTGAAACCAACTCCATTGAGGTCTGCAAGATCATGCAGGGACATGGCAAGCCCGTCACTTGTATCCATCATGCATGTCACGGCACCTGAACGTGCAAGTTCCATCGCCTCGTTCACACGGGGGATAGGGGTCAACAGCTTATTCAGAAGACTTTCAGGAGCTTCAATATCATTCAGTATTGCATGAAGCGCTGCCCCGGCAGAACCTGCAAAACCGGTAACACATACTTTATCGCCAACATTTGCACCTTTACGGGTCAGAAGTTCCGATTTTTTGACCTTTCCAAGTGCTGTTCCAGTGATCGTTAGTTCATCATGGGTATCTATATCCCCGCCTATGACCGATGTTCCGCAGAACTTTGCACAGTCATCCATACCTTTAGAGATCCCCTCCACAAAAGAGATATCTGTGTCCTTTGAGAAACCCATTGCAGAAAGAAAACCAACCGGGCGTGCACCCATTGATGCAACATCACTGAAATTCACCGCAGCCGACATCCAGCCGATCTGCCACGGAGTCATCTGAAGAGGGAAATCCGTGGTCCTGTGCAGCATGTCCGTTGTTATGACCATATACTCTTCCTCGGAAATGTCAATAACCGCGCAATCATCACTTCCTGAGCCTATATGAACATCGGGATCGCAACCACAATTGAGGATACCGGATAATCGCATTATAAGTGAACGCTCACCTATCTCAGATACAGGAGTAGAATCAGTCATAGTTATCAGCTATTTTTGTGCTATATATAGTTACTCAGCAAGGGACCACATCACAGGATAAAGAAGAAGAGTTCAGGAGGAAGTTTGCTGACGAACCATCATCAGCAAACAATCCAGGAACAAAGCTCAGCTCACCTGCGCATCCTTCGTCTCAGGATCACAAATGAGCCGCCAAGCACTGCAACAACGATCACAAGCGGAAGGAGATAGCCCACAAGGATGATCAGTGCATTGACCATTGAGATGAAACCATTGACAGATTCAGATAATGCATCCCGGATACCCCATGAACGTGTGATAGGTCTTGGTTCTGTCACACGTATCGTAATGGTTGAGAACTCGATCCTATCATCAAGATAATTCAATCTTCCAGTAAGACTCTCTATCTCACCGCGTACCCTTTCAAGTTCTTTCTCAACATTGAGGACCTCTTCGACCGTTCCGGTCATATTGAGGATCTCCTGAAGGCGTGCTTCCTGCCTTTCAAGATTATCCAGACGTGCGCTGACATCTATGTATTCTTCTGTGACATCCTGGGCATTCACGCTCTTTGATGTCACTTCCCCAAGACCGGAAACATCATCCAGGAAAGTAGGATATTCCGATTCAGGAACCCTGACAGTTATGTAGCCCTCCTTGCCGGAACTGGAATCATAGTATGAATCATAGACATAGGAACTGGAAACATAACCACCTGAAGCCACAGCCATCTTTGATATCTCATCGATACCTGCTGCAGCATCATCGACCTTTATCGTCATATCGATAGTCGTTATCGTCTTGCGTTCCACGGAAGTGGTGGAAGCTCCACTGTAATCACCATCATAGGCTGCTTCTTCTGAAATTGCATTTATTGCGTAAGAATCACCACTATCTTCAATTACAACATAATCTGCTGATTTCTGGGAATAGCTATCCTTATATACCCCGGCACATCCCGATACAAGAGTAGCCATAAGTAAAAGCATCACTACTATAATGCTACTGTATTTTGTTTTCATTCGATCACACCATTTAATGTATAATCAAATGATCGACATCAAAGTATTAAAAAATTGTTTAAACTTCAAACTGATCCGAACTTAACTTTTTCGTTGCCTTTCTCTTTGCTCCTTACATATATGTTGTCAAGGAACTCATGGGCAACCTCTGCCAGTTCAAGAAGTTCATCCCTGCTCAATGGCTTTGTATCCCTGAGAGACTCCATCATTGCATTCTCAGCAAATCCCTGCTGGAGCACATAGACCACATCCCGGCTCCCGGTAAGTTCATTGATGGAACTTGCAATTTCTGAAACATCATCAGAACTTCCCATGAAGTCCCGGATGACCGTGGTCCTCAGTTCGAGATCAACATCATTTTCCAGAACAAGACTGATGGATTCGGACACCTTTGCAATTACAATTTCCGGCTTGATGTGGATATCAGAATACTCCTTACAACCAATGGCCTTTGAATACTTTTCCGAATCATCAAGCGGAGCTTTAACGTCGATGAAGAATTTGTCCACAAGCCCTTCTTCCATCAGTTCGGCCATTACGTGAGGATAATAGCCGTTAGTATGGATACCGACCAGCAGGCCGATCTTCCTTGCAAACCGTGCAAGGTGCTTCACAGCATCCTTCTGCATCAGGGGTTCGCCACCTGAGAGGACCATACTGCTGACAAAGAGCCGGGACTTCTTCATCTCAGCTTCGAGCAATGAAATGTCAACCATGTTGCTTTCAAAGAGAAGCTCATAGTTCTGACAATAAGGACACCTGTAAGGACATCCACGTAAAAAGAAGACAATTGACACTTTACCGTGCCAATCGACAGTTGATATGGGAACAGTGTTCCCATAGTTCACTTTCATAGTTCACTTTGATCTTTCAGATCATGTCTGAGGAGCTGTAACGCATCCTGTCCTCAAGCTCCTGCCTCTTACCATTGTTCCAGCCGCCTACTGCCTGAACATATCCGGTTACTCTGGACATCTGCTCGACGTTCTCGGAACCACAGTTCTCGCATGAGCACTTAAGACCTGACATCATGTGGAAGTCATTGAGACACACTGTCATGTCCTTGGTGAAAGCAAAGTAACCGATCTGGGTGTTCTTTGCAATGTTCATTGCAAATTCCTTAAGGCCCTTTGCATCAGGAGCGCCTTCTCCCATCCATATGTGACAGATATTACCTCCGTCAACGATCGGGAAGAACACATGCTCGATATTCATCCTGTCGACAAGTGAGATGTTAGCACCCGGTGGTACGTGAGTACCATTGGTGTAGTACACTGGCAGGTCTGTCGTCTTTCTGAGATTTGCAAGAGCAGCTTCCTTGTCACCCTGTACGACCTCAAGGACACAGTCCCTGTACTCATCGTGGAGCATATCGGATACTGAGAATCTCTGACCTGTGGTCTCTGCAGGAGTACGTGCAAGAGCGATCTCAAGACCGTGCTTCTGGCTGAGCTCGTGGGCGTACATCTCCATCTCGGTCATTACTCTGATGGCGAACTTGAATGCATCCTTTGACTCGTGTATCTGGGAACCGACATGATACTGGACCATCTCATTGATACCTATGACACCGATCGTGCAGACAAGTGCATCGATATCAACTGCAATGCAGCCCTTCTCACCTGTAACAGGGTCCTTTGGCCTCTGTGTTGCGAATGGCATCCTGTTGTTCTCGATGATATTGTCCATCCAGCTGCGCTTTGTCTTAAAGAGGTCGATACACTGATCCATGAGGTGTTTGAGGTCGGCAAACAGAGCAGAATCATCCCCATTCGCTCTGTATGCCGCTCGTGGGCAGTTAAGAGAGACAACCTGCCAGGAACCCATTGAGAAATGTTTTCCATCCTTGAACATGAGCTTGTCGTCGAAACTGTCATCTGCATCAGCATTTGCTGAGAACTGGTATGCACAGCACTGATAGCAGGATATACCCTCGCCTGCGCCTCTGTATTCAGGTAACTGATTATCGAAATATGGAGTGCCGAACTTTGCTGCAAGTTCGAATGTCATGTCATAGAGTTCTTCGTATGTTGGCAGATCAGGATGTGCCATGTTGTAGAACTCATCCTCTTCTATGAAGTCAGGTTCAATGGAGATCTCAGGCTTTGGGAAATTGAAAGGCTTACCCCAGTTGTCACCCTCGATCATAACATCCATGAGAGCCTTGAACGCAAGACGGACCTCACGTTCGAACTCACCATAGGTACGTTCATGTGTACCGTGAGTACCATCGTGGACACGTCCCTTATAAACAGCAGGCTTGTCCTTCCAGAGCTTTGGTACACCAGGGGAAAGCTGAACGGAGGAGAACACAACCTGTCCTCCACGAGCAACCATCATCTGGGTCATCTCGTACACGAACATCTGCATGAGCTGCTTTATATCACCGTAACTCTTGCCCTCGAAGTATGGAGCAAGGAATGTGAGGAAATTATAGAATCCCTGACCACCTGCAAAGTTCGTCTGGGCACTTCCCAGAGCCTTCACTGCGTGGAGGATAGCGACCTCTGCCTTCATTGCAGGACCGGCTACACTGGCCTTTGCACCTGATCCATCAGGCATGAGACCATAGTAGAAGAAATACCTGAGATCCCAGTCCTGGCAGAATGCACGGGTACCGAGGTACTCAAGGTCATGAATGTGAAGATCACCATTAAGGTGCATGTCAGCAAGCTTCGGAGGTAGCAGGAGCAGGTACTGTTCCTTTGAGATCTTATCTGCCTTCTTCTTATGTGATGTCTCTGCATTCTCCTGAAGGTTTGCATTGTCGTTAGCCTCAAAACCACTTCCGAGATCGATCTCACATGCATCGTATACAGGAGTACCTATCCTTGTGGATACATTCCTCCACTCGACATGGCCCCTCTGCAGGAGTTCCATGTTAACGATCTCCCTGATAAGCGGACCTGAAAGGAACTTAAGATCAAGACTTCTGATACGTTTCTCGACGTCCCTGGCAATATCGAATGCCTCATCCTTCTCAATGCCTTGCTTGCCATGGAATCTCTCAGCAAGCTTGGTTTCTTTCATCAACTGGTCCACTATTACACTTCTGTCCCAATCGACCATATGCCCTGATGTGGTACGCACCTTTGGCATTATGGATATGTCATGGCCATCGAGTGTCTTCTGTATAGCATGCTGTTTTGTGAGCGGTGTCATACTGATATCTGTCCTCTCGTCTTCCTCTGCGTGAACCTGAAGGTCAGTTCCCAACTCTGCCTTTTCAAGTTCTGTCTTGTCTTTGGTATTGGTTGCACATAATTCCATCATTCCCACCTCAAAATTCGATAGTATTATTATAGTATGCTACTCAGTGCTTCCAGATTCACGTCAGGACCACTGAACAGTTCCTTATGAGTTAAAAACTCATCGCCGATCTGGAGTACAGGGGCAGTCATGGTGAAAACACCATTGAATTTGAGTTCGGTCAAAGCTTCAGGAGTAGACATATCTGCAGTTTCAAAAGAAACTCCCTTTGAACCAAGTACCTTCTTGAGTTGCTCGCACTTCGGGCAAGTCTGTGTTGTATATATTACCACTTCAACCATTCTCTCGCGTCCCTATATTCTATATATTAATTATTTTATAGTAAGTGCCTTCCTAAGAGGAACAACAATGCCAAATTGAAAAACACATTCAATAGGCATTGTAGTGGTGATGACCTCTGTTTCCAGAAGGTAAATTATACAAATGCCATATTGCTTAATAATGGTTTTTCAGACTTCATTTGAATATACATCAGACCATACGACATCAGTTCTATAACCAAATATGATAATATATTGTTATCAATTATGATATAATACATGATAGACTACATGGTGCTCAAAATCATACCCCAAGATCTACCCCGTCCAGAGACCCATCACCATACCATCGAACAGAAGTTTCTGCCAACCTGCCAGACAGTGTCGCAGGACATAAGTTGAGAAAATTGCGGCCCTATAGAAAAACTCTACCTTAGTATAGACCACAGATGCACGCAGATACACACAGATGCGAATAACCCTTATCTGCGTGACCAGCTGAACGAAAGTTCAGCAGGCATCCAACTCCGAAGGAGGTGGATGTATCTGTGTTTATCTGCAGGTATACTTGAAAACTCATTAACAATTAGAATCTCTACAGAGCCGAAATTGCCAAAATATCTATATCATTAACCACACTATACCAGATAACCCGACCAAGAGGTGTAAAAGATAACTGAACAACTAAGCTCCGGCTGCAAGCCCATTGATGACCTCCTTGGAGGAGGATTCGAAGCAGGAGTCGTCACCCAGATATTCGGAGAACCCGGGAGTGGTAAGACAAATCTGTCCCTTCAGCTTGCAGTGGAATGTGTCAAAAAAGGAAAGAAAGTGATCTATATTGACACGGAGGCCATTTCCCCTGCAAGATTCAAACAGATAGCAGGAGAGAATGCAAAGGAGATAGCACAGCACATAATTATCTTTGAGCCTCACAACTTCGAGGAGCAGTACGCTGCCGTGAAAGAGATAGAGAAACTCATCTCTGATAAGATAGGGTTGATAGTAGTTGATTCTGCAACAGCATTCTACCGGTTCGAGCTCGATCATGAAGAATCAAGTATGAGAACCAGAAGAGAACTCTCGAATCAGATAGGTTTCATACACGCCATCGCCCGCAAACACAGGATAGTGGCAGTAATAACCAACCAGATCTACACCGACATCGCAACAGGGAATGCAAGACCCATAGGTGGCAGCGGGATAGAGCACATATCCAAAACCATCATCCAGCTCGAAAAGACAGGTGATGGCAAAAGACGTGCAAAACTCTGGAAACACCGTTCACTTCCCGAAGGCGGGACATGCGAGTTCAGCATCACCAATGAAGGTGTCAGGTAACTAGATACCAGATACCTGAAATGAAAAGAAAAAAAGAGAGTATTTTCGGGCTCAGGCCCTTGCAATCGTGATAAAACCGGTATGACCTACTTTTGTTGTCGACGGGCGTGTACCCCTCGCAGAGAATGATATCTCACGTTCCGTGCATTCTATAGTCACCACATCATAGAAGCCCTCGGCCTCCATTGCATCACGTATCTCCTTTGTCTGCTCGAAGAAAGGAGAATATGTTGCAAGGAATCCTCCAGGATGCAGTACCTTCCTGACATTGGGGATAACATCCTTCGTGTTCTGAGTGTCAAGGGTGATCACATCGAACTTCTCATCAGTGATATTGTTTATTTCCTCGACGATGTCACCACAGCGAAGTTCCACGTTGTCAAGACCGGCATTTTCCACATTCTTACGTGCGACCTTCACAAAGTCCTCTTTTACCTCATAGGTGACGACCCTCTTTGCAATGGAACCAAGATACATCGTCAGAATTCCCGAACCAGTACCTGCATCGAGGACAACATCGTTCTTGCTGAGACCGGTGTAGGCGATTATCATGCCTATGTCCTTGGGCATCATGGGAGCGCCGGTCCTCTTCGCGTGCCTGAAGAAGTCAGGCATCTTGGGACGCTGTATAGTGAATTCCTGACCTTTATGAGCCACTACAGTATCACCGGGAACCTTATCAGCAAGGGTTGAGAGCTCAACTATACCAAAATCCGTGTGCAGTTGCTCATCGGATACTTTCACAATGAACTCCCTGACCTTACCCCTGTGGGAGGTCTTCAGCAAAACCAATTCACCAGTTATCATTATCTTACACCTGTGGACCGTTTTTTAGAGACATACCTGCTGGACGGGATCGTCACGATGTCCCGTTTTATCGAGTGCTTTACCATTGTCAGATGAGACATCATCTCATCGAACTCGTGGCGATATGCTTCTGCAAGTGTCCCTGCATATTCAACCCCCTCCCATGTCAGCACATATTCATAACTCTGCCGGAACCTCCCGTCCTTCTCATAGTAACGGAGATCCTCATCCACGATACCCATGGCAACTAGCACCTGGATGTCCTCAAAGACCTTTTCACAATACGGGAATCCATACCTTTCATGGAAGGAGTAATCAAAGAGGTTCTTCAGTTTCGGGAAGCTGCTGAGCTCCCGGATGGTACGGTAGAGCCATGTGATATGCCGAAGGCGAGGGATCGATATGGAACCTTCCTTTTTATTTTCATTAACGAAGATACAGTGGACCGCATAGAACAACAGGATTATTCCCTCTATTGGAAGATACTGGCCCTCACGCGTGAAGTTCAGGAGCCTGGGAGAAAGATCATCCACAATCCTGCGCAGTTCTGAGAGCACAGCGGCAGAATCATTGTCTGTGACAATATCAGGATGAGTGAAGGCTGTAAGGGACAGTTGTCGGGAGATAGCACGGACAAGGCCGTTGGCAAGTGCGGATTCATCGTAGAAGAAACCATCCTCCTCATCCATTGCGATACGCATACTCTTCGGAACCCCTGAGGCAACGGTGAGGTCCACAAGCACATCACCCAGCTCTCCGGCAAGTCTGGACTCAAGTCTCCTGGTAGCAACACCATGACGTGCAATGGTGGAAAGTGCCATCCTTGTTGATGGCCTGAGTATCTTCTGGCTCAGCCTTGCAACAGGCACGTATAGACTGCCATCACGCAGGTCGTTCAGTAAAGCAAGTGACTTTTCAGATGCATTGGACCTGATGAAATTCAGCAGGTCACTATCGTTGTATTCTGTAAAGAAACGAACTATCTCATCCTTTGCTGCATCTGACCCCGAACTTTTCCCAAAGCGTTCCAGAGCATCCTCAAGTGCATAGAGCAGCATGACCCGGGCCGCCTGTGTCTTTGGATTATGGATTATGGCAGTATAGTGATGAGCACGGGATACCAGCAATGATTCAGCAGCCGTGAGAGCCATGTCATTCCCATAACCTGAGCCATCAAAGCTACCCAGTACAACGTTCCCGTCCTTGATAATGAGACTTCCAATTATCTGGTCTACATCTATGAGCCCGAATGACACACCGGTGTGATAGGAATCCCTCAGAAGGAAGTCTATCCTGTCTGCATCAACATCACCTGCAATGATATGAGCGAGATATGGTTTTGGTATCGACTGTGCATCTCCTGTGGCGATCTTCGATATCTCAGCAAAGAAGTCGAAGGGATCCGTACCGAACTCAGACTCCACATAACGTGCAATATAGTTATCCTGCGGAAGTATCCTTGAGATGATATCCTTCGAGAAAGCCTCGTGTTTGATGAACTTCTTGCCCTCGATGACAGGCTGCAACTGAGGATTGCGTTTGAGCACGTTCTCCACGGCATGGGAGAATGCAGAATGACCCACATCATGCAGGAGTCCTGCCAGCCTTATCTTACGAATATCCTCAGCCTCAAGTGACAGGGACTGGCCAATCACCGATGCCATATGCATAGTGCCTATACTATGCTCGAAACGTGTGTGATTGGCGCCGGGATAGACATGGTCAACAAGTCCCAGTTGCTGGATGTTCCTGAGCCTCTGTACATGTTTTGTGTTAAGGATCATCTGCTCGAACTCGTCGAGTATGATGGTCTTGTGTACAGGGTCGTGGATTATCAGGGGTTTTTGCATTGGCTGATATTATGAGGAGGGAGTATATAAATGGAGAGTAAATATAATTAGCCAAGAGTTAGGCTTTGTAGAATTTCTCATTTGAATTGCTCATGCAGAAAAAGAGTTGAAGACAACAGCTTATTTTATTCATCTTTTCGAATCGTGCCGGCTTCGCCGGGACCCTCCGGGATGGTTTAAGTTGTTCATGACTTCCGATTAACCTAACTTATTGTGTTGTGGACCCCTGTATTTTATGGCTCTACAAATAATCAGTGACAAACAAAGAACAATGCAACCAACCGCCGCAGGCGGCACGTTCCTTTGCTACCATCCTGAAGATTATTAAAATAATATAGTTATTGAAATTGCTGATTTCAAAGTTGCAATTAGCAGGATTTCTACAAATCCAAGATTTAATTGAAAACTAAATAGACAAAATTTATATGATACATTTCAAAAACTTGAATATCTATACTATAACAAAGAACTGATCAAATGGTACAAATTCCAACCTTTCCAGATAGTCACCTAGAATCAATGGCAAAATCACTTGGTGAATGTGGTAGTAGAAGTGACATTACCCGAATTCTAAATGAATTAAACATTAAAGATGATTCACAAGAAAGTACTAAATGGAGACGACTTTACTGGGTTTTTACAGACTTGCAGAAACAGCATAATTGTGCAAATCATATTTTTGGATTCATCCAATCATTGATGAATCCTATCAGATTTGTTGGTCGCAAGGAAGAATTTGAAGAAAATAGAGAGAAACTCAATAGTATACTAATTTTTTCAGGCTTTGAGTATGGAGAAGATGGAAATTTCAGAAAATGTAAAAATGCACGCACATTAACTGAAGCTGAAAAAAGACTGAAAACAATTCAAAGCAAATTTGAAGGAAGAAAAATACATCCCGAAGTTGTAAAATATTGTAGGACAGAGTTATTACAAGACAATTACTTCCATGCTGTTTTTGAAGCAACTAAAGGATTAGCTCAAAGAATTCGGGACATGTCAGGAATAGAATTAGATGGCGCAGCCCTTATTGACAAAGTGTTTACCATTGAAAGGCCAATATTAGCAATTAATTCATTGAGAACAGAAACGGAAAAATCTGAACACAAGGGTTTTGCTCTGCTCTTAAAAGGTTGTTTTGGTGCTATCAGAAACCCATTAGCCCATGAACCAAAGATTCTTTGGGAAGGAGAAGACGATGCAGCAGATTATCTTTCATTAATTTCACTTTTACATAGAAAGTTAGACAACTGCGTCCCGACCAATTTACATAAAAATTGAGACAAAAACGCTTAAAAAACCAACCTTTACATTTTTATCCCGGTTCATACATTTAGAGAGTCAGATAGCATGAGAACCATAGACTGGAATGACGACTCAAATTCAATTGTAATGATAGACCAGACCCTCCTGCCAATGGAGTACAAGGTCATTGAATGCAAAACGCTTGCCTCCCTCTGTGAGGCTATCAAGTCCCTGCGTGTGAGGGGAGCTCCTGCCCTTGGTGCAGCCGGTGCCTATGGTGTCGCACTTGCCGCAACCCTCAGCAGTGCAAAGGACATGGAAGGGCTCATCAGGGACCTTGAAGTGGCTGCAAAGACCATCAAGGCAACACGTCCTACGGCGGTCAATCTTGCATGGGGAGTCGACAGGACCATTGGTGCAATCTCAGATGCATATGACCTTGCCGGCATCAAGGATGTAGTACTCAGTGAGGCAAAGAACATCGCTGATGAGGATGTGGAGACTAACAAGAAGCTCGGAAAGTACGGAGCAAAACTGCTTGAGGATGGCGACACCGTAATGACACACTGCAATGCCGGAAAGATGGCATGCGTGGACTGGGGAACCGCACTCGGAGTGATCCGTTCCGCCGTGGAGGCAGGAAAGGACATCAAGGTAATCTCCTGTGAGACAAGACCGCTTAACCAGGGTGGCAGGATAACAACATGGGAACTCATGCAGGACAACATCGATGTAACACTTATCTCCGACTCCATGTCAGGACATGTTATGAGCAAGGGTATGGTGGACAAGGTCATCGTAGGTGCTGACAGGATAACAGGAGATGCGGTCTTCAACAAGATAGGCACATACACACACTCAGTACTTGCAAGGGAACATGAGATCCCGTTCTTTGTTGCAGCACCGATCTCAACCTTTGACCCGAACAACTGGGAGGATACCGTCACGATCGAGCAGAGAGATGCGGATGAACTGAGATTCTTCAGGGATGTACAGATAGCACCTGCAGATGTGAAGGTCTATAACCCTGCATTCGATGCCACCCCAATGGAGAATGTGACCGCTGTAATCACAGAGAAGGGAGTGTTCTATCCACCGTTCCTGCTGGATGAGCTACTTGCATGAAGGCACATCCTTTTAAATAATGAAGGACATGGAAGGGAACAGATAGATTAATCATAACCACCTATAATTGATCAACAATTAAATACGGAGATACAATGGCTAAGAAACAATCCAGTGGCGGCGGCTTGATGTCATCTGCCGGCCTTATGCGCTATTATGATGCAGATAAAAGAGCAATACACGTAGACCCTAAGACCGTAATGGCCGTCGGTGTCGTTATAGGGCTCGTAATTCTCATACTTGATGCAAACTTCGGAATGTGGCCTGTAGTATAAACTACTGTCACATTACATCATTCTTTTTTTACGATATTTTTAGGATCAGATTATATTTAAGAGATGGAATCAAAAAAGAATAGTGTGAACTATCAGGAACGCATTTCCTTGATAGTTGCGCAGATCCTTCTGCAATGATGGGTCTTTGGTGCACTATTATCAATAAGCACTCTGCCTTTGTCCTCCCACCAGCTACGAGGATATGCCTTGTCCGCTTCTACCTCAGGATTCAGCCCAAGCTTTTGTGCTGCCATATTGATCTCTTTGATAGTCGGGGACTCCACAGAGGTCCTTCTGGAAACGATACGACCATGTTT containing:
- a CDS encoding anaerobic ribonucleoside-triphosphate reductase activating protein; protein product: MKVNYGNTVPISTVDWHGKVSIVFFLRGCPYRCPYCQNYELLFESNMVDISLLEAEMKKSRLFVSSMVLSGGEPLMQKDAVKHLARFARKIGLLVGIHTNGYYPHVMAELMEEGLVDKFFIDVKAPLDDSEKYSKAIGCKEYSDIHIKPEIVIAKVSESISLVLENDVDLELRTTVIRDFMGSSDDVSEIASSINELTGSRDVVYVLQQGFAENAMMESLRDTKPLSRDELLELAEVAHEFLDNIYVRSKEKGNEKVKFGSV
- a CDS encoding glutaredoxin family protein; translation: MVEVVIYTTQTCPKCEQLKKVLGSKGVSFETADMSTPEALTELKFNGVFTMTAPVLQIGDEFLTHKELFSGPDVNLEALSSIL
- the nrdD gene encoding anaerobic ribonucleoside-triphosphate reductase — protein: MTPLTKQHAIQKTLDGHDISIMPKVRTTSGHMVDWDRSVIVDQLMKETKLAERFHGKQGIEKDEAFDIARDVEKRIRSLDLKFLSGPLIREIVNMELLQRGHVEWRNVSTRIGTPVYDACEIDLGSGFEANDNANLQENAETSHKKKADKISKEQYLLLLPPKLADMHLNGDLHIHDLEYLGTRAFCQDWDLRYFFYYGLMPDGSGAKASVAGPAMKAEVAILHAVKALGSAQTNFAGGQGFYNFLTFLAPYFEGKSYGDIKQLMQMFVYEMTQMMVARGGQVVFSSVQLSPGVPKLWKDKPAVYKGRVHDGTHGTHERTYGEFEREVRLAFKALMDVMIEGDNWGKPFNFPKPEISIEPDFIEEDEFYNMAHPDLPTYEELYDMTFELAAKFGTPYFDNQLPEYRGAGEGISCYQCCAYQFSANADADDSFDDKLMFKDGKHFSMGSWQVVSLNCPRAAYRANGDDSALFADLKHLMDQCIDLFKTKRSWMDNIIENNRMPFATQRPKDPVTGEKGCIAVDIDALVCTIGVIGINEMVQYHVGSQIHESKDAFKFAIRVMTEMEMYAHELSQKHGLEIALARTPAETTGQRFSVSDMLHDEYRDCVLEVVQGDKEAALANLRKTTDLPVYYTNGTHVPPGANISLVDRMNIEHVFFPIVDGGNICHIWMGEGAPDAKGLKEFAMNIAKNTQIGYFAFTKDMTVCLNDFHMMSGLKCSCENCGSENVEQMSRVTGYVQAVGGWNNGKRQELEDRMRYSSSDMI
- a CDS encoding tRNA (adenine-N1)-methyltransferase, coding for MITGELVLLKTSHRGKVREFIVKVSDEQLHTDFGIVELSTLADKVPGDTVVAHKGQEFTIQRPKMPDFFRHAKRTGAPMMPKDIGMIIAYTGLSKNDVVLDAGTGSGILTMYLGSIAKRVVTYEVKEDFVKVARKNVENAGLDNVELRCGDIVEEINNITDEKFDVITLDTQNTKDVIPNVRKVLHPGGFLATYSPFFEQTKEIRDAMEAEGFYDVVTIECTEREISFSARGTRPSTTKVGHTGFITIARA
- the thiL gene encoding thiamine-phosphate kinase — protein: MTDSTPVSEIGERSLIMRLSGILNCGCDPDVHIGSGSDDCAVIDISEEEYMVITTDMLHRTTDFPLQMTPWQIGWMSAAVNFSDVASMGARPVGFLSAMGFSKDTDISFVEGISKGMDDCAKFCGTSVIGGDIDTHDELTITGTALGKVKKSELLTRKGANVGDKVCVTGFAGSAGAALHAILNDIEAPESLLNKLLTPIPRVNEAMELARSGAVTCMMDTSDGLAMSLHDLADLNGVGFRIDEASLPIQPEISEYITSDATTLTELALYTGGDFELLFTVAPDMLEAAQSACYLNVIGDVVEGELGTVIKCRSGQNLTINRKGYLQLGD
- the radB gene encoding DNA repair and recombination protein RadB; this encodes MTEQLSSGCKPIDDLLGGGFEAGVVTQIFGEPGSGKTNLSLQLAVECVKKGKKVIYIDTEAISPARFKQIAGENAKEIAQHIIIFEPHNFEEQYAAVKEIEKLISDKIGLIVVDSATAFYRFELDHEESSMRTRRELSNQIGFIHAIARKHRIVAVITNQIYTDIATGNARPIGGSGIEHISKTIIQLEKTGDGKRRAKLWKHRSLPEGGTCEFSITNEGVR
- a CDS encoding DUF4349 domain-containing protein, with product MKTKYSSIIVVMLLLMATLVSGCAGVYKDSYSQKSADYVVIEDSGDSYAINAISEEAAYDGDYSGASTTSVERKTITTIDMTIKVDDAAAGIDEISKMAVASGGYVSSSYVYDSYYDSSSGKEGYITVRVPESEYPTFLDDVSGLGEVTSKSVNAQDVTEEYIDVSARLDNLERQEARLQEILNMTGTVEEVLNVEKELERVRGEIESLTGRLNYLDDRIEFSTITIRVTEPRPITRSWGIRDALSESVNGFISMVNALIILVGYLLPLVIVVAVLGGSFVILRRRMRR